In a genomic window of Wyeomyia smithii strain HCP4-BCI-WySm-NY-G18 chromosome 1, ASM2978416v1, whole genome shotgun sequence:
- the LOC129731374 gene encoding uncharacterized protein LOC129731374, whose product MFRKQVTVGVIVALATLNFAFAQSTNWRRPNETSFSSESASDRNQRLGLTTGYGGLNGYGYSSSGVGGYAPLKIDLGGVVLGTLVGIGALLILPKLVSAFGGGGYGGHYRSADSNDLTGVTEMLNKVDDFLAQNNIDSGSCMQKAICSYVRSSDYHMQVGTADQIEHMILALSENSLVDYMLDGTAIREAIKNGKQQSARSCDDLYKTCPLDRQSALQVFKKMFPLGGN is encoded by the exons ATGTTCCGTAAGCAAGTGACAGTGGGTGTGATCGTTGCCTTAGCGACGTTGAATTTTGCTTTTGCTCAAAG TACAAACTGGCGCCGCCCGAACGAGACATCGTTTTCTAGCGAGTCGGCAAGCGATCGCAACCAGCGGCTGGGACTGACCACCGGTTATGGAGGCCTTAACGGCTATGGATATTCTAGTTCCGGGGTAGGAGGCTACGCTCCGTTGAAAATCGATCTAGGTGGAGTGGTTCTCGGCACTTTAGTCGGGATAGGAGCACTGCTTATCCTGCCCAAATTAGTCAGTGCTTTCGGAGGTGGGGGCTACGGAGGCCACTACCGAAGTGCCGATTCGAACGATCTTACTGGAGTAACTGAAATGCTGAACAAGGTGGACGATTTTCTGGCGCAGAACAACATTGACTCGGGTTCTTGTATGCAGAAAGCAATCTGCAGTTACGTGCGGTCCTCCGATTACCACATGCAGGTGGGAACGGCCGATCAAATCGAACACATGATTCTGGCTTTATCGGA GAATTCTCTGGTGGACTACATGCTTGATGGAACCGCAATTAGGGAGGCCATCAAAAACGGTAAACAACAGAGCGCGCGGTCCTGTGACGATCTGTACAAAACTTGTCCCTTGGATAGGCAATCTGCGCTACAAGTATTCAAGAAAATGTTTCCTCTAGGGGGAAACTAA
- the LOC129718138 gene encoding uncharacterized protein LOC129718138 translates to MGAPFVYRRILGLLVAAVMLTVTTTGPASGNNNGTDAYHHHLLHPYQHMPYRDGVDGFLALSEDPRRDRSGLVRRQERSQREPRFISFHTKDNNIQVELQFAIPFISIPVKKSVDGMVSSFQQGSALLNINLGAIALAGVVTLAGTLIGGLVRVLMSNSFGNSWQLFGLNRSDNDGSPKTERVDEGNTLRTILEAVDKSLQKYDIDSTACAQRVVCWYVKESMNNVQEQRASTLDTLVNGLSSSDWAMKFTTGSAIDDAIRAGRRNANCEQAFPVCRIGPEVVQRFISKTGRSSRRN, encoded by the exons ATGGGCGCACCGTTCGTGTACCGCCGAATCCTTGGGCTGCTGGTAGCCGCGGTGATGTTAACAGTGACCACTACAGGACCAGCAAGTGGCAATAATAACGGCACGGATGCTTATCATCACCATCTTCTTCATCCGTATCAGCACATGCCATACAGGGACGGTGTGGATGGCTTTCTTGCACTCAGTGAGGACCCCCGACGGGACCGGAGTGGTCTTGTTAGGAGGCAGGAGCGAAGTCAGCGAGAGCCTCGCTTCATTAGCTTTCACACCAAGGATAATAACATACAG GTTGAACTACAGTTTGCCATACCGTTTATCTCGATTCCGGTGAAAAAATCGGTCGACGGAATGGTGAGTTCATTCCAGCAGGGCTCAGCGCTGTTGAATATTAACTTGGGGGCGATAGCCCTGGCGGGTGTGGTGACACTGGCTGGAACGTTAATCGGAGGGCTGGTACGAGTGCTCATGAGCAACAGCTTCGGCAACTCTTGGCAACTATTCGGCCTGAACCGTTCGGATAACGATGGGTCTCCCAAAACGGAAAGAG tGGACGAAGGGAATACATTGCGCACTATACTGGAGGCTGTTGATAAAAGCCTGCAGAAGTACGATATCGATTCAACGGCCTGCGCCCAGCGGGTGGTTTGCTGGTACGTGAAGGAATCGATGAACAACGTACAGGAACAGCGGGCCAGCACGCTGGATACTCTGGTTAACGGACTGAGCAGCTCGGATTGGGCAATGAAATTTACCACGGGATCGGCAATCGATGACGCGATACGAGCGGGACGTCGTAACGCTAACTGCGAGCAAGCATTTCCGGTCTGTCGCATCGGTCCGGAAGTGGTGCAGCGGTTCATCAGTAAAACCGGCAGAAGTAGTAGGAGAAACTAA